AGGCCGCCGCCCGGCTGGTGGAGGAGCTGCTGGCGCGCTGCCCGCGGCTGACGGTGCTCGCCACCAGCCGTGAACCCCTCGGCGTACCGGGGGAGTTGCTGCGGCCCGTGGATCCGCTGCCCGAGCCGTTCGCGCTGCGGCTGCTCGCCGACCGGGGTGCCGCGGCCAGGCCGGGGTTCCGGGTCGCCGATGATCCGGAGGCGTGCGCCGAGATCTGCCGGCGGCTCGACGGGCTGCCCCTCGCCATCGAGCTCGCCGCGGCCCGCCTCCGCATGCTGACGCCGCGTCAGATAGCGGATCGGCTCGACGACCGCTTCCGGCTGCTCACCTCGGGCAGCCGTACCGTGCTGCCCCGCCAGCAGACCCTGCGGGCGGTCGTCGACTGGTCCTGGGAGCTGCTGGACGAGGGTGAACGGGAGGTGCTGCGGCGGCTGTCCGTGTTCGCCGGCGGCTGCGATCTCGCCGCCGCCGAGGCCGTGTGCGGGCCCGTCGCGCTGGAGGCGCTCGGCTCGCTCGTCGACAAGTCCCTCGTGGTGGCCGCCCCTTCGGCGGACGGGGCGATGCGCTACCGGCTGCTGGAGACCGTCGGCGAGTACGCGGGCGAGCGGCTCGACGAGACGGGACGGCGAGCCGAGGCCGAGCGCGCGCATCTGACGTACTACCGCGAACTCGCCCGCGCCACCGACCCGTTGCTGCGCGGTTCTGGCCAACTCGCCGCCATCGAACGGCTGGAGCGCGAGAGCGAGAACATCCGCGCCGCCCTCCACCACGCCGTCTCCGTGCGCGACGAGCAGGAGGGGATGTGCCTGGTGCTGTCGATGGCCTGGTACTGGCAGATGCGCGACCTGCGCCTGGTCGCCCGCAACTGGTCCCGCGAGGTCCACGCCCTCGGCCCCGACCCCTTCGCCGGGCCCGTGCGCCGCGTCGCCCCGCTGTGGGAACGCTGCACGGCCACGCCGCCCCCGTGGACCGGCGAGGTCCTCGACGAGGCCCGGCGCGGCGTGCACCTGGTCCATCTCGCGTGCATGGACACCGAGTGGGAGGCCTGGCAGACGCCCGAGGCGCAGCGCAAGCTGCAGGCCATCGCCGAGACCTACGAGCCCGGACTCCCGCAGGTGTGCCGCAGCCCTGGTTCCCTGTGGTTCTTCGCCGTCCTGCTCACCGGTGACATGGGGCGGGTACGGACGATCATCGATGCCGCCGTCGAGACCTGCCGCGGCACTCCCGGCTACGAGTGGGAACTCGCCGCCAGTCTGTACATGCGCGCCAACGTGATGGCCAACCGCACCGAATGGGCCGGTGACGCCACCCGCGACGCCGACGAGGCGCTGGACATCTTCCGCCGCCTCGGCGACCGGTGGGGGACCGCGGAAGCGCTCTCCGCGCGGGCCGAGGCGCTGGAGAAGAAGGGCGACTACCGGCCGGCCGCCACCGACTACCGGGCGGCGATCGAGCATGCGGAAGGCCTGGGCGCCCACGCCCAGACGGGCGTCCTCAGTGCCCGGCTCGGCGGCGTGCTCATCGAGGCGGGCGAGGCCGAGCAGGGTGAGCGGCTGCTGCGCGAGGTCATCGACGGTTCGGACGGCGGGCACGGCCAGGCGATGCCCTTCGCCCGGCTCATGCTGGCCGGCTGGCTCGGCGTGACCGGCCGGATTCCCGAGGCGCGCGGGGAACTCCGGCTGCTGCGCGAGCAGTTCAAGGTCGCCGACTTCGCCATCTTCGACGCCTACATCCTCGGCGCCGAGGCCTGGCTGGACGCTCTCGAGGGCCACTGCGAAAGGTCCCTCGACCTGATCAGGCGCGCCTTGGAGCAGGCCGAGGACCCGCTGTCCGAGGCCATCATGCCGCTCATCCGCTCCGCGTTTCTGACCACCGCCGCGTACGCCCTCGCCGGCCTCGACGACGTTGGCCGAGCCCGCGACGCCGCCCGCTGCCTCGGCGCCGCCGACGCGGGGCTGCCGTCCGCGTACGTCGCGACGTTCCACGAGCGCGAGGTGCGTGACCGGACCGTGGAGCGCATCCGTGCCGTGCTGGGCGACGGGGTCTACGAGGCGGCGTACGCGGAGGGCGGCGGCCTCTCCCCCCGGGAGGCCGCCGCCCTGGTCTGACGCGCACCGACGGGACGCGCCGGTCGGCGGGTCAGTTCTTCGTCCGGAACTTGTGGATCGCGATCGGCGCCATCACCGCCGTGATCGCCACCGACCAGCCCAGCGTCACCCACAGGTCGTGCGCGACCGGCCCGCCCACCATCAGTCCGCGCGCCGCGTCGGCGAGCGTGGACAGCGGGTTGTAGTCGGTGAACGCCTGCAGCCAGCCCGGCATCGACGTCGTCGGCGCGAAGATCGACGAGCCGAACTGGAGCGGGAACAGCACCAGGAAGCCCATCGCCTGCACGGACTGCGCGTTCTTCATGATCACGCCGAGGGTGAGGAACACCCACATGATCGACGAGGCGAACGCCGTGGACAGGGCCACGGTCGCGAACAGGCCGGGCCAGTTGGTGATGTCGAACCCGACCGCCACGGAGACGATCATCAGCACGGTGGTCGCGAACAGCATCCGCAGCAGCTCCACCGAGATCTTCGCGAAGAGCACCGAGCCGCGCCCGATCGGCAGCGACCGGAAACGGTCCATCACGCCGGAGTTGAAGTCCTGGCTGAAGCCGGTCCCGACGCCCTGGGACAGCGTCATGCTCATCATCGCGATCATGCCGGGGATCACGTACTGCACGTACTGGTCCTGACCGCCGCCCAGCGCCTGCCCGATCGAGCCGCCGAAGACGAACACGAAGAGCAGCGTGAAGATGACCGGCATCAGCAGCGCGTCGGCCATCGACTCCGGGTCCTGGCGGATCCACAGCAGATTGCGGCGGACGAGGGCGCCGGTGTGTCGCAGATGCCCGCGCAGGGTGATGCGGGCGTCGTCGGTGGTCGGGGCGGTGGGGAGAGTGGCGGCGCTCATACGGCGACCTCCTCGCGGTCGTCGGTGGGCACGGTGTCCTGGGGTGCACTGGCGCGGTGGCCGGTGAGCGAGAGGAACACCTCGTCCAGGCTGGGCAGTTCGGTGCTGATGGAGGCGAGCGTGATGCCGCGGGCGGTGACGGCGCCGACGACGGCGGTCAGCTGGTCGTCGCTCAGGATCGGCACGAGGAGCGTGCCGGTGGCGGTGTCCACGGTCGTGGTGGCGAGCCCGGTGATGCCGAGATCGTCGAGATACCCGGCGAGGGGCCGCAGCTGCAAGGCATCCACCGGCCGGACCCGCAGGGTCCGCCCGCCGACCTTGGCCTTGAGCTCCTCGATCCCGCCGCCCGCGATGACCTTGCCCCGGTCGACGACGGTCAGCTCGGAGGCGAGCTGCTCGGCCTCCTCCATGTACTGGGTGGTCAGCAGCACGGTCACACCGTCCCCGACCATGGCCTTGACCTCGTCCCACACCTCGTTGCGGGTGCGGGGGTCGAGCCCCGTGGTTGGCTCGTCGAGGAACAGCACGGCCGGCCGCCCGATCATGGAGGCCGCCAGGTCGAGCCGCCGCCGCATACCGCCGGAGTACGTGCTCGCGGGCCGCTTGGCGGCCTCGGTCAGCGAGAACCGCTCCAGCAGGTCGTCGGCACGCGCGCGTGCCTCCTTGCGGGGCAGGTCCAGGAGCCGCCCGATGAGATACAGGTTCTCCCACCCCGGGAGCTTCTCGTCCACGGAGGCGTACTGCCCGGTCAGCCCGATCACCCGGCGCAACTGCCGAGGCTGCCGTACGGCGTCGTATCCGGCGACGGTGGCCTGCCCGGCGTCCGGTGCCAGCAGCGTGGACAGGATCCGCACGAGGGTCGTCTTCCCGGCCCCGTTCGGCCCGAGCACTCCCATGACGGTGCCCTCGCGGACGTCCAGGTCCACACCGTCCAGAGCCTTGGTCTCGCCGTAGTGCTTGACCAACCCCCGCACAGAGACGGCGGTGCTCACGCCGCCCGGCTTCTTGTCGATTCGCGTCATGACGATGACGGTGTCAGGGCCTACCGACAAACGGCCGACAGATCACCGACAGGGCCTGCAGATCACCGACAGGGCCTACAGGGTCGGACGACAGGGCCTACTGTTCGGACAAAAGGGGCGCCCGGTGATCACCGGGCGCCCCTTTGCCGTAGGACCCGCAGAGCAGGTCCCCGTACTCAGTACCGGACCGTCTCGGCCTGCTGCGGCACATGCGTCGCGACCACGCGCTCCCGACCGGCCCGCGGAGCGACCCGGCGCCGGTCCACCGCGTACGCGGCCCCCGCGACCCCGAGCCCGAGGACGGCCAGGGCCGCGCCGGCCAGCGCCGGGGACGTCACGCCGAAGCCCGCCGCGAGGGCGAGGCCGCCGATCCAGGCGCCGCCGGCATTCGCGAGGTTGAAGGCCGCCTGGTTGGCCGAGGAGGCCAGGGACGGAGCCGACGACGCCTTCTCCATCACCATCAGGTTGAGCGGGGAGCCGGTCACGAACGCCGCCATGCCGAGCAGCGCCACCGCGAGGGCCGCGCTCCACGCCGTGGACATCAGCAGCGGGAACAGGGCCAGCACCGCGGCCAGGGAGAGCAGGCCGCCGAACAGGGTCCGGCGCATCGAGTGGTCCGCCAGGCGCCCGCCCAGCAGGTTGCCGATGGTCGCGCCCACGCCGAACAGCGCCAGCAGCAGCGTCACGCTGGCGTCGGCGTACCCGGCGGAGTCGGTCAGCATCGGCGTGACGTAGCTGTACGCGGCGAAGAGCGCGCCGAAGCCCGCGACCGTCGTGCCGAGCGCCAGCCACACCGGCAGGGAGCGCAGGGCGGCCACCTCGCCGCGCAGGCCGGCCGGCGGGGCGGCGTGCGCCTCGCCGCGCGGGATGAGCAGCGCCAGCGCCGCCATCGCGGCCAGGCCGATCGTGCTCACGCCGAGGAACGTGGCCCGCCAGCCCAGGTGCTGCCCCATCAGCGTGGCCACCGGCACGCCCGCGACGTTGGCCACCGTCAGGCCCAGGAACATCAGCGACACGGAGCGGGCCTTGCGCTCCGGCGCGACCATGTTCGTCGCCACGACCGCGCCGACGCCGAAGAAGGCGCCGTGCGGCAGGCCGCTCAGGAAGCGGGCGGCCACCAGCCAGTGGTAGTCGGGGGCGAACGCGGACAGGGCGTTGCCCGCGACGAACAGGGCCATCAGGCCGATCAGGACGGTACGGCGCGGCATGCGGGCCGTGACCGCCGCCAGCAGCGGGGCGCCGATGACGACGCCGAGTGCGTACGCCGAGACCAGGTGCCCGGCGGTGGGGATCGAGATGCCCAGGTCGTTCGCGACTTCGGGCAGCAGGCCCATCATCACGAACTCGGTCGTACCAATGCCGAAGGCGCCGACGGCCAGGGCGAACAGTGCCAGGGGCATGAAGAGCCTTTGCCTTTCCAGGGGAGAGCGATGTTCCGTACCTCGTATGTTCAGTAACGGAACAAAGCCTCTCAGGCTCAGTATTCCGGCAGATGACGCTCAGGTTGCCGAGACCAGTCCAGACGTCGCTGACCAGGGGCTTTCAGGGAGCGTCAGGACGCGGATGTGTCGACCTTCACACGCGCCGCCACCGGCAGATGGTCGCTCCCGGTCTCCGGCAGCGTCCACGAGCTCTCCGGCTCCAGGCCCTTCACCATGATCTGGTCGATCCGCGCCATCGGGAACGACGCCGGCCAGCTGAACCCGAACCCGCTGCCCGCCGCGCCCTGCGTGGAGCGCATCTGGGCGGTGACGGCGTTGAGCGCGCGGTCGTTCATCGTGCCGTTCAGGTCGCCGAGCAGGACCACCTTCTGCAACCGCTCGTCGCCGATGGCCTCGCCCAGCGCGTTGGCGCTCTTGTCGCGCTGCCGGGCGGTGAACCCGGCCTCCACCTTCACCCGCACCGACGGCAGGTGGGCGACGTACACCGCGACCTGCCCGGACGGCGTGGTCACCGTGGCCCGCATCGCACGGACCCAGCCCAGCTTGATGTCGACCGGCTTGACGCCGCTCAGCGGGTACTTGCTCCACAGCCCGACGGTGCCCTGCACAGAGTGGTACTTGTACGTCGACGCCAACGCGGACTCGTACGTCGGGACCGCCGAGGCCGTCAGCTCCTCCAGGGCCACCACGTCCGCGCCGGACGCGGCGACGTCGCGGGCGGTGCCGGACGGATCGGCGTTGTCCGCGTTGACGTTGTGCGTGGCCACCGTGAGGTCGCCGCCGGCGCCGGTCCGGGCGACGAGGAGGCCGCCGAAGAGGTTCAGCCACACGATCGCCGGGAGCAGCACGGCGATGAACGCGGTCGCGGATTTGCGGACCAGGGCCAGCACGAGCAGCACCGGGACGAACAGGCCCAGCCAGGGCAGGAACGTCTCGGTCAGGCTGCCCAGGTTGCCCACCGCGTTCGGGATCTGCGCGTGCAGCAGCATCACCAGGGCCAGGACCACCGCGAGGGCGGCCACCACGATGCCGCGCCGCCAGCTGCGCGGGTCGCCGCGCCATCCCGCCACCAGGCTCTTCAGGCGGTGCGTCAGGCGCCGAAGCCCAGATTCCCGGCGCTCGGGCCCCGAGCCGCCGTTGTCCGTCTCCGTCACGTACGCCTGCTGCGCCATACCGTCGCCTCACTACCTGCCGTGCACACCGTCGTCCCCCCGCACCCACAGAAACCCTAGGGGATGATCGGCCTCGTTCCTGCCGTACTCATGACGGCCGTACGGGGGCGAGGACGTACAAGTCGCCATCGGGAGTTCCGGCTACGGCGAGGGAAAGCGCGCTCTGTGACGTAACGCGCACATGCGATCTACGGGGTGCGTGAACTGACGGGCCGTAGGCCTTCCAGCACGGCGTCGACCATCTGCTCCGCCAGCCCTTCGGGAAGATCGGCGTCCGGGCGCATGACGGCGCGCACCAGCATCGGGCCGAAGACGATGTCGTTCATCACGTCGACGTCGATGTCCCTGCGCAACTCGCCGTTCTCCTGCCCGCGGCGCAGGATCGCGTGCTGTTTCCTGCGCCGCGGCTCGACGACGATCGCGTGATAGGCGTCCCAGATCTTCGGACTGCTCTTCATCTGGGCGATGACGTTGTGCAGGAGCACCGACGAACGCGTCATCAGACCGCGCCTGCGCAACTGCTCCACCAGCGTCACGAGGTCGTCGCGCACCGAGGTGCCCGGCAGTTCGGGGTCCGGGGGCTCGGCGGCGCGCACGACCTCGACGAAGAGCTCCTCCTTGCCGCTCCAGCGGCGGTAGATGGTGGCCTTGCCGACGCCGGCGGTGCGGGCGATGCGCTCGATGGACAGCTCCGCGAGCGGCACGCCTTCCTCCAGCAGCTTGATGACGCCCTCGATGATGGACCGCTCCACGGACTCGCTGCGGGGTCGGCCCCGGGCGGGGCCGTCCTGCCGGGGGTGGCTGTCGGCGAGGCTCACTTGGCTCGGTCCTTTCGGTGGGCTGTGCTGATTCTCCCTGGTGTACGGCGGTGTACGGCGACGGCGGGTACGAGGCGCGTGTCGGCGTGCGGCCACCGCGCTCCTACTCCGCTGCCGCCAACTCCCGCTCCTTCTCTCCCTCCTGAGACCCCGTCGGCCGCCCCGGCAGGAACAGCGCCACGACCACCGCGCCGAGCACCGCGATGCCCGCACCCCACAGCGCCGTCACGTGCATGGCGTGCAGGAAGGCGTCGTGGGCCGGTCCGACGAGGGCCTCGCCGCGCGGGCCGAGCCGGTCGGCGACGCCGAGCGTGGCCTCGATGGACTCGCCCGCCGTGTGCCGCATGCCCTCGGGCAGCCCCGTGAGCCGGTCCTCGATGCCGCTGCGGTACGCGGTCGACAGGACCGAGCCCAGTACGGCGATGCCCAGCGCGCCGCCGACCTGGCGGAAGGTGTTGCTGAGGGCGGAGGCGGAGCCGGCCTTCTCGCGGGGCATGGCCTGCATGATGACGACGCTGATCGGGGTCATGATGTGCGCCATGGCGGCGCCCATGAGGAAGAAGACGACCTCCAGGAGCCAGATCGGCGTGTCCGCCTCGAACGTGGCGAACGCGGCCAGCGTGGCGGCGATGAGCAGCATGGCGCCGGTGGTCGTGGCCCGGTTGCCGAACCGGTCGACGACGAGCCGGGCGCGCGGCGCGAAGATCATCTGGGCGGCGGCGAGCGGCAGCATCAGCAGGCCGGTCTGCAGGGGCGAGTAGCCGCGCACGCTCTGGGTGTAGAAGACCGAGAAGAAGGTCACGCCCATGAGCGCGAAGAAGACCAGCGCGATGACGCCGATCGCGGCCGAGAAGACCTTGTTGCGGAAGTACGTGACGTCGATGGACGGATGGTCGCTGCGCTTCTCGAACACGACGAAGGCGACGAGGACGGCGAGGCCGGCGGCGATCGTCGCGAGGACCGTGGCGTCGGTGAAGTCGGCGAGCTGGCCGCCCTTGATGATGCCGTAGACGAGCAGGACGAGTCCGACGACGGAGAGTACGACGCCGACGGGATCGATGCGCCCGGGGTTCGGGTCGCGCGAGTCGGGGACCAGCCACAGCATCAGCGCGAGCGCGAGCAGCACGATCGGCACGTTGATGAGGAAGACCGAGCCCCACCAGAAGTGGTCGAGGAGGACACCGCCGGTGATGGGCCCGATGGCGATGGCGAGTCCGACGCCACCGGCCCAGATGCCGATGGCCTTCGGCTGCTCGTCCCGCTCGAAGACGTTCATCAGGACGGCGAGGGTGGCCGGCATCACGAAGGCGGCGCCGAGGCCCATCACCGCGCGGAAGGCGATGAGCTCGTCCGGCGAGCCGGAGAACGCGGCGAGCGCGGAGCCGATGCCGAACACCGTGAGCCCGCCGAGCAGGACCTTCTTGCGGCCGAGCCGGTCGCCGAGGATGCCCGCGCTGAACAGCAGCCCGGCGAAGACGAGGGTGTAGGCGTTGATCGCCCACTCCAGCTCGCTCTGGGTGGCGCCCAGGCCGGTCGGGGCCGGGGTCGAGATGGTCTTGATGGCGACGTTCAGGATCGAGTTGTCGAGGACGACGATCAGCAGGCTGAGCATCAGCACGCCGAGGATCGCCCAGCGGCGCCGGTGCACGGCTTCCGGTATGCGGGGGCCGGTGTCGGGGGCGGGAGAAGTCATGCTGTCGAGCGTAGGGGACTTACGATACGGCACCGTCTCGTATCGTAAATTTTTACCGAGACCTTACGCGGGGCGAAGGCGCGAGGCGAAGGCGCGGGGCGACTCGGGGGCGGAACTCACACGGGGCGGCCTAGCCCTCCTTGGCACGAAGTGCCACCATGGAGTGGAGTCCGGGGACGCCGTCAGGGCGCCTCGAGATGACAGAAGGAGCCGTTGCAATGACGCAGCTTTCGGCTGCCCAGACGCCTCAGGCGAAGCCCTCCGACGGCAGCAAGGCGCTGTACGGGGGGAAGGGCACACGCCGCATCACTGTCCGGGACATCGCCCTCGCCAAGGAGCGGGGCGAGAAGTGGCCCATGCTCACCGCCTACGACGCGATGACCGCGTCCGTGTTCGACGAGGCCGGCATCCCGGTCATGCTCGTCGGCGACTCGGCGGGCAACTGCCACCTCGGCTACGACACCACGGTGCCCGTCACGCTCGACGAGATGACCATGCTGTCGGCCGCCGTCGTACGAGGCACCTCGCGCGCCCTGATCGTCGGCGACCTCCCCTTCGGCTCGTACCAGGAGGGCCCGGTGCAGGCGCTGCGCTCGGCGACCCGGCTGGTCAAGGAGGCGGGCGTCGGCGCCGTGAAGCTGGAGGGCGGCGAGCGCTCCCACGACCAGATCCGGCTGCTGGTCGAGTCCGGCATCCCGGTCATGGCCCACATCGGCCTGACCCCGCAGTCCGTCAACGCCATGGGCTACCGCGTCCAGGGCCGCGGCGAGGAGGCGGCCCAGCAGCTGCTGCGCGACGCGAAGTCGGTCCAGGACGCGGGCGCGTTCGCGGTCGTCCTGGAACTGGTCCCGGCGGAGCTCGCGGCCGAGGTCACCCGCGTCCTGCACATCCCGACGGTCGGCATCGGCGCCGGTGCGGAGACGGACGCGCAGGTCCTGGTCTGGACGGACATGCTGGGCCTGACCGGCGGCCGCGTCCCCAAGTTCGTCAAGCAGTACGCCAACCTCCGCGAGGTCATGGGCAACGCGGCGAAGGCGTTCGCGGAGGACGTGGTCGGCGGAACGTTCCCGCTGGAGGAGCACTCCGTCCACTGAGCCCTTCCGGGCTCCGACCCCCTGAACCATTGCGGCACCACCGCGGCAGCCCGCCGATCTTCCCCCGTCGGCGGGCTGTCGCCCCTTGCGCCTAAACCGGCGCCGCTCTCGCGGAGCTGGTTGCTCGCCGTCGTGGTTCCTCACTTGATGGTTGCTCTGGGTGGCCGCGGAAATGAACTTGGCCCGGATCGCGGGGACTTGAAGAATGACGGCCATGCGCATTCGACAGGCACGTCCCGACGACGCGTCGGCGGTCGCCGACGTCCACGTGCGCTCCTGGCAGGCGGCCTTCGCCGGCCTTGTTCCGCAGCCCTACCTCGACACCATGGATCCAGGCCGTGAGGAGCCCGTCTGGAAGGCGCTCATCGCCGAGGCGGCATGGCCGTCGGCGGGCGTGCTGGTGGCCGAATCCGACGCCCGGATCGTCGGGTTCACCGGCTTCGGCCCGTCCCAGGAGGCTCCCTCCATCGCGGAGATCGGCACGCTCTACGCCCTGCCCGAGGTCTGGAGCACTGGCATCGGAAAGCAGTTGATGCTCGGCGCGTTGAAGACCCTCGACCAGGCCCACTACACGCACGCCACCCTGTGGGTACTGGAGGCCAACGAACGCGCCCGACGGTTCTACGAGGCCGCCGGCTGGAGCCCGGACGGCACGTCCGTGACGGACACCACCGGTGGCGCCTGCCTCAACAAGCTGCGTTACCGCAGCGCGAGGGGGGTGGCGCGGAGCGCGGGCGCTGGGCGCGCCACCCCGGAAGTACCGGTGTGATCAGCGGCGCCGGTACGACTCCACGTAACCGCTCGCGGGTGTGCCCACGCCCGTCACGTCGTCGTAGCCCTTCACGGCTTGCAGTGAGCTGTCCTTGCCCAGGCTGCGTACCGATGTGGTCAGGCCGTCCGTCGCGTCATAGCCGTTGACGTAGTCGACGCGTGCCACCGCGAGCCCGGAGACCGTCGGGTCGTCCGTGACGTCGTGGTAGGCCTTCGAGCCGTACCGCGCGTAGATCGACGGGTTGGCGAACCCGATCGGCTTCCCGCCGCGCGCCTCCTGCGCCAGGGCCTGGACGGCCGCGATCACCGGCGCGGCGAGCGAGGTGCCGCCGAGGCGGTACTCGTCGTAGGCCTGCGTCTTTCCGTCCGGCATGGTCTGCGTCTGGCCCACCAGGAACCCGGTGTTCGGGTCGGCGATCGCCGCGATGTCCGGCACGACGCGGTTGCCGTCGGCGCTGTTGGCCTTGGCCAGCGCGTCGGGCACGACGCCCTTCTGCCAGTACGGCTCGGTGACCGTCCTGCTGGTGCCGCCGCCCGCGCCGGAGTTGAAGGCGCCGGGGAAGTCGGTCCAGCTCTTGCCGTCGGCCGACAGCACCGCCTTTTCCGTACCCCAGCCGGTCTCCCACAGGTACGTGTCGCCCTTGCCGACCGCCAGCGAGGTGCCGCCGACCGCCGTCACCCACGCCGAACTCGCCGGGATGTCGACCTGCTTGGTGCCGCTGCTCGCGACCTCGTCGCCGTCGTCGCCGGAGGAGTAGTAGAAGCCGATGCCCTCGACCGCGCCGAACTGGAAGACCTGGTCGTAGGCGGCCGCGAGGTCCGGCGTCTGGGCGGCCTCCACCTCGCCCCAGGAGTTGGAGACGATGTCGGCGAGATGGTGGTCGACGATCTTGCCGAGCGAGTCCAGCAGGTCCTCGTCGTAGCAGGAGGCGGCGCCCACGTACGTGATCTGCGCGCCGGGCGCGACCGCGTGCACGGCCTCGACGTCGAGGGTCTCCTCGCCGTACCAGCCGGCCGCCGAGCACTCCTCGGTCCGCGTGTACTTCGCGGGCAGGACCTGGCGCAACTGGCCGCTGGTGTAGGCCGCGTCGCCGTTCCGCTTCGCGTAGGCGGCCGCGTCGTAGGCGATGGTCGGGGAGGCGTACGCGTCGGTGATGGCGATGCGCACGCCCTTGCCGGTGTGCCGGCCGGCGCCGTACGCCGCGCGCAGCTGCTTGCCGGTGTAGCCCTTGACCGCGTACGGGATCTTCGTGCCGTAGGCGTCCGGCAGTGTGCTCGCCAGGTTCGAGCCGTGGTACGTCGAGAACGGCCCGGCGTTGCGGAACACGGTCTCCGGCGGCGGGAGTTGGTCCTGGTGGCTCGCCAGGTGCGGCGCGTTGTCCAGGCCCGTGACGGTCAGCACGGCGTCCTTCACGCTGTCCGGCACCGAGACGGTCGTCGTGGGCGCGCGGTAAGTCCCCGTTCCCTTGGTGTAGTTGTGCAGCTGGGTGCCGAACGCCTTCTCCGCGGCGGCCACATCGCCGGTGACGGCGACGTAGTGCCGCGTGACGCCGGTGACCTTCAGTCCCGCCGATGTCAACCAGCCCTTGACGGCGGCCACTTGGGCCTTCGTGGCGCCGAAGCGGGCCTGGGCCCGGTCGGCGCTCAGGTGCTTCCCGTACGACGCCGAGCTCGGGTCCGAAACGGCTTTCGCGTAGGCGGCGAGGCCGGCCGCGTCCCGCCCCGCGAGGTAGACGCGTACGGCGACCTGGGCGCTGTCGGAGGTCGCGCCCAGGTCGGCCTTGGTCGTGGCCCACGCGGGCTTGGTTCCCGCGAGCGTGTCCCGGTCCGGGTGGTCCGAGGCGTGCGCGGCGGGTATGCCGAGCGCCAGCGCGCCGGCGAGCAGGGGCAGTGTCGCTGCCAGGCTCACTCCGGCGCGCAGG
Above is a window of Streptomyces sp. DT2A-34 DNA encoding:
- a CDS encoding ABC transporter permease, encoding MSAATLPTAPTTDDARITLRGHLRHTGALVRRNLLWIRQDPESMADALLMPVIFTLLFVFVFGGSIGQALGGGQDQYVQYVIPGMIAMMSMTLSQGVGTGFSQDFNSGVMDRFRSLPIGRGSVLFAKISVELLRMLFATTVLMIVSVAVGFDITNWPGLFATVALSTAFASSIMWVFLTLGVIMKNAQSVQAMGFLVLFPLQFGSSIFAPTTSMPGWLQAFTDYNPLSTLADAARGLMVGGPVAHDLWVTLGWSVAITAVMAPIAIHKFRTKN
- a CDS encoding BTAD domain-containing putative transcriptional regulator, with protein sequence MDPVRYRILGTTQVLRPDGRPVPVGGARLRALLTVLALRGGRTVPASLLVDEVWDGDPPADATGALQALVGRLRRALGADAILSEEGGYRLAAAPDDIDLHRFERLAGEGTRALADGDPAKAAVVLDDALALWHGPALADLPDRTAEAVRQETRRLDALRARHTAALALGHAEQSLPELTALCDTHPLDEPLQALRLRALRDAGRTAEALAAYDDVRRLLADRLGSDPGPELRSLHGELLHPAQGRPSGSSNGPDVPPAPASPPPTGNLRARLTSFVGREPDIEAIHGDLATARLVTLLGPGGAGKTRLSQEAAESVRDGAPDGVWLAELAPVDDPEAVPEAVLTAVGARETVLYGAGAEAMRAGSERYDDPVERLAEHCGKRRMLLILDNCEHVVEAAARLVEELLARCPRLTVLATSREPLGVPGELLRPVDPLPEPFALRLLADRGAAARPGFRVADDPEACAEICRRLDGLPLAIELAAARLRMLTPRQIADRLDDRFRLLTSGSRTVLPRQQTLRAVVDWSWELLDEGEREVLRRLSVFAGGCDLAAAEAVCGPVALEALGSLVDKSLVVAAPSADGAMRYRLLETVGEYAGERLDETGRRAEAERAHLTYYRELARATDPLLRGSGQLAAIERLERESENIRAALHHAVSVRDEQEGMCLVLSMAWYWQMRDLRLVARNWSREVHALGPDPFAGPVRRVAPLWERCTATPPPWTGEVLDEARRGVHLVHLACMDTEWEAWQTPEAQRKLQAIAETYEPGLPQVCRSPGSLWFFAVLLTGDMGRVRTIIDAAVETCRGTPGYEWELAASLYMRANVMANRTEWAGDATRDADEALDIFRRLGDRWGTAEALSARAEALEKKGDYRPAATDYRAAIEHAEGLGAHAQTGVLSARLGGVLIEAGEAEQGERLLREVIDGSDGGHGQAMPFARLMLAGWLGVTGRIPEARGELRLLREQFKVADFAIFDAYILGAEAWLDALEGHCERSLDLIRRALEQAEDPLSEAIMPLIRSAFLTTAAYALAGLDDVGRARDAARCLGAADAGLPSAYVATFHEREVRDRTVERIRAVLGDGVYEAAYAEGGGLSPREAAALV
- a CDS encoding endonuclease/exonuclease/phosphatase family protein translates to MAQQAYVTETDNGGSGPERRESGLRRLTHRLKSLVAGWRGDPRSWRRGIVVAALAVVLALVMLLHAQIPNAVGNLGSLTETFLPWLGLFVPVLLVLALVRKSATAFIAVLLPAIVWLNLFGGLLVARTGAGGDLTVATHNVNADNADPSGTARDVAASGADVVALEELTASAVPTYESALASTYKYHSVQGTVGLWSKYPLSGVKPVDIKLGWVRAMRATVTTPSGQVAVYVAHLPSVRVKVEAGFTARQRDKSANALGEAIGDERLQKVVLLGDLNGTMNDRALNAVTAQMRSTQGAAGSGFGFSWPASFPMARIDQIMVKGLEPESSWTLPETGSDHLPVAARVKVDTSAS
- a CDS encoding ATP-binding cassette domain-containing protein → MTRIDKKPGGVSTAVSVRGLVKHYGETKALDGVDLDVREGTVMGVLGPNGAGKTTLVRILSTLLAPDAGQATVAGYDAVRQPRQLRRVIGLTGQYASVDEKLPGWENLYLIGRLLDLPRKEARARADDLLERFSLTEAAKRPASTYSGGMRRRLDLAASMIGRPAVLFLDEPTTGLDPRTRNEVWDEVKAMVGDGVTVLLTTQYMEEAEQLASELTVVDRGKVIAGGGIEELKAKVGGRTLRVRPVDALQLRPLAGYLDDLGITGLATTTVDTATGTLLVPILSDDQLTAVVGAVTARGITLASISTELPSLDEVFLSLTGHRASAPQDTVPTDDREEVAV
- a CDS encoding TetR/AcrR family transcriptional regulator translates to MSLADSHPRQDGPARGRPRSESVERSIIEGVIKLLEEGVPLAELSIERIARTAGVGKATIYRRWSGKEELFVEVVRAAEPPDPELPGTSVRDDLVTLVEQLRRRGLMTRSSVLLHNVIAQMKSSPKIWDAYHAIVVEPRRRKQHAILRRGQENGELRRDIDVDVMNDIVFGPMLVRAVMRPDADLPEGLAEQMVDAVLEGLRPVSSRTP
- a CDS encoding MFS transporter → MPLALFALAVGAFGIGTTEFVMMGLLPEVANDLGISIPTAGHLVSAYALGVVIGAPLLAAVTARMPRRTVLIGLMALFVAGNALSAFAPDYHWLVAARFLSGLPHGAFFGVGAVVATNMVAPERKARSVSLMFLGLTVANVAGVPVATLMGQHLGWRATFLGVSTIGLAAMAALALLIPRGEAHAAPPAGLRGEVAALRSLPVWLALGTTVAGFGALFAAYSYVTPMLTDSAGYADASVTLLLALFGVGATIGNLLGGRLADHSMRRTLFGGLLSLAAVLALFPLLMSTAWSAALAVALLGMAAFVTGSPLNLMVMEKASSAPSLASSANQAAFNLANAGGAWIGGLALAAGFGVTSPALAGAALAVLGLGVAGAAYAVDRRRVAPRAGRERVVATHVPQQAETVRY